A DNA window from Engystomops pustulosus chromosome 6, aEngPut4.maternal, whole genome shotgun sequence contains the following coding sequences:
- the NT5C3B gene encoding 7-methylguanosine phosphate-specific 5'-nucleotidase isoform X1, whose product MLIPELSKDTVRMKDPEKVQELILALKSGGDKKLQVISDFDMTLSRFKYNGKRSPTCYNIIDNSKMISDDCRKKLKDLFNIYYPLEIDPNRTSQEKFPLMVEWWSKAHTLLCEQRIEKQMLAQVVKESQARLREGFEEFFDTLHQSEIPLFIFSAGIGDVLEEIIRQAGVYHSNIKVVSNYMNFDDNGVMNGFKGEIIHTYNKNNSVLRDTEYFQQISHRTNIILLGDTLGDLTMSEGVTNVENIVRIGFLNDKVEELTDQFLQSYDIVLIRDETLDVANGILNFITAKN is encoded by the exons ATGCTG ATCCCGGAGCTGAGTAAAGACACAGTCCGAATGAAGGACCCCGAAAAAGTCCAAGAACTTATCCTGGCCTTGAAGAGTGGAGGAGATAAGAAATTACAG GTGATTTCTGATTTTGATATGACACTCAGCCGGTTCAAGTACAACGGGAAACGGAGTCCTACGTGCTATA ATATTATTGACAACAGCAAGATGATAAGTGACGACTGCAGGAAGAAG TTAAAAGATCTCTTTAATATCTACTACCCTCTTGAGATCGACCCAAATCGGACAAGTCAAGAAAAGTTCCCTCTAATGGTGGAATG GTGGAGTAAAGCTCACACTTTGCTCTGTGAACAGAGGATTGAGAAGCAGATGCTGGCACAGGTGGTGAAGGAGTCCCAGGCCAGACTGAG GGAGGGATTTGAGGAGTTTTTTGACACCCTACACCAAAGTGAGATCCCTCTTTTTATCTTCTCCGCTGGCATCGGTGATGTTCTGGAGGAGATTATTCGCCAGGCTGGGGTGTATCACTCCAACATAAAGGTGGTCTCCAACTACATGAACTTTGATGACAAT GGTGTCATGAATGGATTTAAAGGAGAAATCATTCATACGTATAACAAGAATAACTCTGTCCTGAGAGACACTGAGTATTTCCAGCAGATCAGCCACCGCACTAACATCATCCTACTTGGAGATACTTTAGGTGACCTCACGATGTCCGAAGGAGTCACCAATGTAGAGAATATTGTTAGGATCGGCTTCCTTAATGACAAG GTTGAAGAGCTGACAGATCAGTTTTTACAGTCCTACGACATTGTCCTGATCAGAGACGAGACCCTCGATGTGGCGAATGGTATTCTCAACTTCATAACCGCCAAGAACTGA
- the NT5C3B gene encoding 7-methylguanosine phosphate-specific 5'-nucleotidase isoform X2: MKDPEKVQELILALKSGGDKKLQVISDFDMTLSRFKYNGKRSPTCYNIIDNSKMISDDCRKKLKDLFNIYYPLEIDPNRTSQEKFPLMVEWWSKAHTLLCEQRIEKQMLAQVVKESQARLREGFEEFFDTLHQSEIPLFIFSAGIGDVLEEIIRQAGVYHSNIKVVSNYMNFDDNGVMNGFKGEIIHTYNKNNSVLRDTEYFQQISHRTNIILLGDTLGDLTMSEGVTNVENIVRIGFLNDKVEELTDQFLQSYDIVLIRDETLDVANGILNFITAKN; the protein is encoded by the exons ATGAAGGACCCCGAAAAAGTCCAAGAACTTATCCTGGCCTTGAAGAGTGGAGGAGATAAGAAATTACAG GTGATTTCTGATTTTGATATGACACTCAGCCGGTTCAAGTACAACGGGAAACGGAGTCCTACGTGCTATA ATATTATTGACAACAGCAAGATGATAAGTGACGACTGCAGGAAGAAG TTAAAAGATCTCTTTAATATCTACTACCCTCTTGAGATCGACCCAAATCGGACAAGTCAAGAAAAGTTCCCTCTAATGGTGGAATG GTGGAGTAAAGCTCACACTTTGCTCTGTGAACAGAGGATTGAGAAGCAGATGCTGGCACAGGTGGTGAAGGAGTCCCAGGCCAGACTGAG GGAGGGATTTGAGGAGTTTTTTGACACCCTACACCAAAGTGAGATCCCTCTTTTTATCTTCTCCGCTGGCATCGGTGATGTTCTGGAGGAGATTATTCGCCAGGCTGGGGTGTATCACTCCAACATAAAGGTGGTCTCCAACTACATGAACTTTGATGACAAT GGTGTCATGAATGGATTTAAAGGAGAAATCATTCATACGTATAACAAGAATAACTCTGTCCTGAGAGACACTGAGTATTTCCAGCAGATCAGCCACCGCACTAACATCATCCTACTTGGAGATACTTTAGGTGACCTCACGATGTCCGAAGGAGTCACCAATGTAGAGAATATTGTTAGGATCGGCTTCCTTAATGACAAG GTTGAAGAGCTGACAGATCAGTTTTTACAGTCCTACGACATTGTCCTGATCAGAGACGAGACCCTCGATGTGGCGAATGGTATTCTCAACTTCATAACCGCCAAGAACTGA